One window from the genome of Geminocystis sp. M7585_C2015_104 encodes:
- a CDS encoding winged helix-turn-helix transcriptional regulator has protein sequence MYTSNIELTPDGNQNRQYDCVMAEMSPAALSMVADFFKVLSETSRLSIVCCLRNGPKNVTEIIEKTKLGQANVSKHLKILAQAGIVSRTQKGIHVYYQIANPFVFELCDLVCNSLSIQIQQQHQQLAQIRMMKQNLESGNG, from the coding sequence ATGTACACTAGTAACATAGAGTTGACACCCGATGGGAACCAAAACCGACAATACGATTGTGTGATGGCGGAAATGTCGCCGGCTGCCCTGAGTATGGTAGCAGATTTTTTCAAGGTGTTGTCAGAGACTAGCCGTCTAAGCATAGTCTGCTGTCTGCGAAATGGCCCAAAAAATGTTACCGAAATCATTGAAAAAACAAAATTGGGGCAGGCCAACGTCTCCAAACACCTTAAGATTCTAGCCCAAGCCGGCATAGTTTCTAGAACTCAAAAGGGAATCCACGTGTATTATCAAATTGCCAACCCCTTTGTCTTCGAGTTGTGCGACTTGGTATGCAACTCCCTTTCCATTCAGATTCAACAACAACATCAACAACTGGCACAAATTAGAATGATGAAACAAAACCTGGAGTCTGGGAATGGTTGA
- a CDS encoding sigma-70 family RNA polymerase sigma factor, whose protein sequence is MTVLTDAVFETCVQLVRKCQQGDKQSFRLLYERYHQRVRNTLYRLCGSEHLDDLQQEVFLRVWRFIHQLRNPQYFSTWLYRICWNVACDQNARLQKKQCHQVENRKEVELDNPFLLQLHYEGLVARGLQQLSLEHRAVIVLHDLEDLPQKEIAQILSIPVGTVKSRLFKARKKLREFLEKEGITL, encoded by the coding sequence ATGACTGTTTTGACGGATGCGGTTTTTGAGACTTGTGTCCAGTTGGTAAGAAAATGCCAACAGGGTGATAAACAGTCTTTCCGTCTTTTATATGAACGTTATCACCAGCGAGTGAGGAATACTTTGTACAGGCTATGTGGTAGTGAACACCTAGATGACTTACAGCAAGAGGTTTTCCTAAGGGTGTGGAGGTTCATACACCAACTGCGCAATCCCCAGTACTTCTCCACCTGGTTGTATCGAATTTGTTGGAATGTGGCTTGTGATCAAAATGCCCGCCTACAAAAAAAACAATGTCATCAGGTGGAAAACAGAAAAGAAGTGGAATTGGATAACCCTTTCCTCCTCCAATTGCACTATGAGGGGTTAGTGGCAAGGGGGTTACAACAACTCAGTTTAGAACATCGTGCCGTCATTGTACTACATGACCTGGAGGACTTGCCCCAAAAGGAAATAGCACAAATTCTGTCCATACCCGTGGGCACTGTCAAATCTCGACTTTTTAAAGCTAGGAAAAAACTACGTGAATTCTTGGAAAAAGAGGGAATAACCCTATGA
- the fba gene encoding fructose-bisphosphate aldolase class II, with protein sequence MGLVPMRLLLDHAAEHDYGIPAFNVNNLEQVKAIMEAAHETDSPVILQASRGARSYAGENFLRHLVLAAAETYPHIPIALHQDHGNSPATCYSAIRNGFTSVMMDGSLLEDAKTPSDFEYNVRVTAEVVKVAHAVGVSVEGELGCLGSLETGMGDAEDGHGFEGKLDRSQLLTDPDQAVEFVERTQVDALAVAIGTSHGAYKFSRKPTGEILAISRIEEIHAKLPNTHLVMHGSSSVPKEWIDMINQYGGNIRETYGVPIEEIQKGIKSGVRKVNIDTDNRLAITAAIREAAAKDPSNFDPRHFLKPSIKYMKQVCMERYQQFWTAGNASKIKQMSLDDYAAKYARGELKAKTTIVV encoded by the coding sequence ATGGGTTTAGTGCCAATGCGGTTGTTGTTAGACCATGCCGCTGAACACGACTATGGAATTCCTGCCTTCAACGTGAACAACCTGGAGCAGGTAAAGGCCATCATGGAAGCCGCCCACGAAACCGATAGCCCTGTGATTTTGCAGGCCTCTCGTGGGGCTCGTTCCTATGCCGGGGAAAACTTCCTACGTCACCTGGTTTTGGCGGCGGCTGAAACCTATCCCCACATACCCATCGCCCTGCACCAGGATCATGGCAATAGCCCAGCCACCTGCTACAGCGCCATCCGTAATGGTTTTACCAGCGTAATGATGGATGGCTCTCTCCTAGAAGACGCTAAAACCCCCTCTGACTTCGAGTACAACGTGCGTGTTACAGCTGAAGTAGTAAAAGTAGCCCACGCTGTAGGGGTGAGCGTTGAAGGGGAATTGGGTTGCCTGGGATCCCTAGAAACCGGCATGGGAGATGCCGAAGACGGCCACGGGTTTGAAGGCAAATTGGATCGCTCTCAGTTGCTAACAGACCCAGATCAAGCGGTAGAATTCGTCGAAAGAACCCAAGTAGACGCTTTGGCAGTGGCCATTGGCACCAGCCACGGCGCCTACAAGTTCAGCCGCAAACCCACCGGTGAAATCCTCGCCATCAGCCGCATTGAGGAAATCCATGCCAAGCTGCCCAACACCCACCTAGTAATGCATGGGTCTTCTTCTGTCCCCAAAGAATGGATTGACATGATTAATCAATACGGTGGTAACATCCGTGAAACCTACGGAGTTCCCATCGAGGAAATCCAAAAAGGTATCAAGAGCGGTGTACGCAAAGTAAATATTGACACCGACAACCGTCTGGCCATCACCGCAGCCATTCGTGAGGCTGCCGCTAAAGATCCCTCCAACTTCGACCCCCGTCACTTCCTCAAGCCCTCCATCAAGTACATGAAACAAGTATGTATGGAGCGCTATCAGCAGTTCTGGACTGCCGGTAATGCCAGCAAGATCAAACAAATGAGCCTCGACGACTACGCCGCCAAGTATGCCAGAGGCGAACTGAAGGCCAAGACCACCATCGTGGTATAG
- a CDS encoding glucose-6-phosphate dehydrogenase, whose translation MLTIPENPLRVGLNQAKIPEPLILVIFGATGDLTQRKLVPALYQLKKERKLPPQMTIVGVARRPWAHETFREKMRQGVEEFGDGIEKEELWQSFADGLYYCQGNLDEAESYDRLKTFLAELDEKRGTRGNRVFYLAVSPEFFPSAIKQLGAAQMLSNPLKHRLVIEKPFGKDLSSAQALNKIVQSVCKEEQVYRIDHYLGKETVQNLLVFRFANVIFEPLWNRNYIDNVQITVAETVGVEERAGYYETAGALRDMVQNHLLQLLTLTAMEPPVGMNADSIRNEKVKVLQATHLADLKNLEYAAVRGQYKAGWIKGKPVPGYREEKGVNPLSTTPTFVALKLMIDNWRWRGVPFYLRTGKRLPKKVTEIAIQFKDVPLSIFPSAAQQTNPNVLVLRIQPNEGISLRFEAKMLGSELRTRTVEMDFSYGASFGMATQDAYHRLLLDCMLGDQTLFTRADEVEEAWRVVQPVLVAWDAPTPPDSIPLYEAGTWQPLEAELLIERDGRRWRRL comes from the coding sequence ATGCTGACAATACCAGAGAATCCCCTAAGGGTGGGACTTAACCAGGCAAAAATCCCTGAACCACTGATATTGGTGATTTTTGGTGCAACTGGCGATCTCACCCAGCGGAAACTGGTGCCCGCCTTATATCAACTGAAAAAAGAAAGGAAATTGCCCCCCCAAATGACCATTGTAGGGGTGGCAAGACGCCCCTGGGCTCATGAGACATTCCGGGAAAAAATGCGTCAGGGGGTAGAAGAATTTGGCGACGGCATAGAAAAAGAGGAGTTGTGGCAGTCTTTCGCTGATGGACTATATTATTGTCAGGGGAATCTGGACGAAGCGGAAAGCTATGACAGATTAAAAACCTTCTTGGCAGAATTGGATGAGAAGAGGGGCACCCGCGGCAATCGTGTTTTCTACCTAGCCGTCTCCCCTGAGTTTTTTCCCTCTGCTATTAAACAGCTGGGCGCAGCACAAATGCTGTCTAACCCCCTCAAACACCGTCTGGTAATCGAAAAACCTTTTGGTAAAGACCTGAGTAGTGCCCAAGCCCTCAACAAAATAGTCCAGAGTGTCTGCAAGGAGGAACAGGTATATCGCATTGACCACTATTTGGGCAAGGAAACAGTGCAAAATCTCCTGGTTTTCCGTTTTGCCAATGTCATCTTTGAACCCCTATGGAATCGCAACTATATTGACAATGTGCAAATCACCGTGGCGGAGACGGTGGGGGTGGAAGAGAGAGCGGGATACTACGAGACTGCGGGCGCCCTCCGAGACATGGTACAAAATCACCTCCTCCAACTGCTCACCCTAACCGCCATGGAGCCCCCTGTGGGCATGAATGCGGACAGTATTCGCAACGAGAAGGTAAAGGTCCTTCAGGCCACCCACCTGGCCGACCTGAAAAATCTGGAGTATGCAGCAGTACGAGGACAGTACAAAGCGGGCTGGATTAAGGGGAAACCAGTGCCGGGGTATCGAGAGGAAAAAGGAGTAAATCCCCTGTCCACCACCCCTACCTTTGTGGCTTTAAAGCTGATGATAGACAACTGGCGTTGGCGGGGTGTGCCCTTCTACCTGCGCACTGGCAAAAGACTGCCCAAGAAGGTTACGGAAATCGCCATCCAGTTCAAAGACGTCCCCCTTTCTATCTTTCCCTCGGCGGCACAACAAACTAACCCCAATGTGCTGGTGTTAAGAATCCAACCCAACGAAGGCATCTCCCTCCGTTTCGAGGCTAAAATGTTGGGCAGCGAATTGCGCACCCGCACTGTGGAAATGGACTTCAGTTACGGGGCCTCCTTTGGCATGGCCACTCAGGATGCCTATCATCGTCTCCTGTTAGACTGCATGTTGGGAGATCAAACCCTCTTTACCCGTGCTGACGAGGTGGAAGAAGCCTGGCGGGTGGTACAACCGGTTTTAGTGGCCTGGGATGCCCCTACCCCTCCTGACTCCATTCCCCTGTACGAGGCAGGCACTTGGCAACCTCTGGAGGCTGAACTGTTAATTGAACGAGACGGACGACGTTGGCGACGACTGTAA
- a CDS encoding Spy/CpxP family protein refolding chaperone — MNKLITGLAFVTLLASSGVNTAVLAQGMPSPGMGNENRGWMKEDKMMGRLNLTPEQRQKMAAVREKYRPQISSLKEQLRAERDTLQEMMARNESETTLRNQHQKIIALEQKIKTLSFESMLEMRSILTPEQRQQWASWMKERRASRPSRPR; from the coding sequence ATGAACAAACTGATTACTGGTTTAGCCTTTGTTACTCTTCTTGCCAGCAGTGGTGTGAATACTGCCGTATTGGCCCAAGGAATGCCATCTCCCGGAATGGGAAACGAAAACAGGGGGTGGATGAAAGAAGACAAAATGATGGGCAGACTCAACCTTACCCCCGAACAGAGACAAAAAATGGCCGCTGTAAGGGAAAAATATCGACCCCAAATCAGTAGTCTGAAAGAACAATTGCGTGCCGAAAGGGACACCCTCCAGGAAATGATGGCCAGAAACGAATCAGAAACTACTCTGCGTAACCAACACCAGAAGATTATTGCCCTAGAACAGAAAATAAAAACCCTCTCATTTGAGAGTATGTTAGAAATGCGAAGCATTCTCACCCCCGAACAAAGGCAACAATGGGCCTCCTGGATGAAGGAAAGACGGGCCTCCCGTCCCAGTAGACCTCGTTAA
- the opcA gene encoding glucose-6-phosphate dehydrogenase assembly protein OpcA, which produces MAIVNNTDVNTTPMVALQPPKDVDLEAIENELRQIWLAHSDTKDGLAAARASSFTLLIYEPEPIQPLLAALGFYKGPIDGIKGPRTISAIKAAQKAYGLPVTGAATPELLEKLQKEYRASVKAGKINETYSPDSSGAGIADAIAATNPCRIITLCPSLGEDEGVKAQVSAYCPVTKRASGSLICCEYITLIGTSKALERIGGVITELMIPELPKYIWWKASLHQDYPLFQRLMGVCDRLIVDSSIFPQPEKELLAVAELIQDNIPVADLNWHRLAPWLELTAEAFDPPERRQAIWEVDTVTIDYEKGNPSQAFLFLGWLASRLHWQPFSCEKEEGDYYLHKIALKTPEGKTISAELAGTPVGNPGKILGDLIGLKLSSTNQEADCCTVLCSETTGCMRMEASGGAQSCRVQQVTSLADQEPEILLSQELQRWGLDSLYLETMTVTKQLLQL; this is translated from the coding sequence ATGGCGATAGTAAATAATACCGATGTAAACACAACCCCCATGGTGGCCTTACAACCCCCAAAGGATGTGGATTTGGAGGCCATCGAGAACGAGCTACGACAAATATGGTTAGCCCACAGCGACACCAAAGATGGCCTGGCGGCAGCGAGGGCCTCTAGCTTCACCCTCTTGATTTATGAGCCCGAGCCCATCCAGCCCCTCTTGGCGGCCTTAGGCTTTTACAAAGGCCCCATTGACGGCATCAAAGGCCCAAGGACTATTTCCGCCATCAAAGCCGCACAAAAGGCCTACGGCTTGCCGGTTACCGGGGCTGCTACCCCGGAGTTACTAGAAAAGCTACAAAAAGAATACAGAGCTTCTGTAAAGGCGGGCAAAATTAATGAAACCTACTCCCCCGATTCCAGTGGGGCGGGGATTGCCGATGCCATTGCTGCCACTAACCCCTGTCGTATTATAACCCTTTGTCCCTCTCTGGGCGAGGATGAGGGGGTGAAAGCCCAAGTATCTGCCTATTGTCCCGTCACCAAAAGAGCTTCTGGTAGTTTGATTTGTTGTGAATATATTACGCTCATCGGCACCTCTAAAGCTCTGGAAAGGATAGGGGGTGTTATCACTGAGTTGATGATTCCAGAATTGCCCAAATATATCTGGTGGAAAGCCAGTCTTCATCAAGATTACCCCCTATTTCAAAGACTGATGGGGGTCTGCGATCGTCTCATTGTGGATTCTAGTATCTTCCCCCAACCGGAAAAAGAACTATTGGCAGTGGCAGAACTCATACAAGATAATATTCCCGTAGCTGACCTGAACTGGCATCGTTTAGCCCCATGGTTGGAACTAACCGCCGAAGCTTTTGATCCCCCAGAAAGACGACAAGCCATATGGGAGGTGGACACCGTCACCATTGACTATGAAAAGGGCAACCCCTCTCAGGCATTCCTGTTTCTGGGATGGCTAGCTAGTCGTCTTCACTGGCAACCCTTTAGTTGTGAGAAGGAAGAGGGAGACTACTACCTTCACAAAATTGCCCTTAAAACCCCTGAAGGCAAAACTATCTCTGCAGAATTGGCCGGCACCCCTGTAGGCAACCCTGGGAAAATTCTAGGGGATTTAATCGGGCTAAAACTCTCCTCCACCAACCAAGAGGCCGACTGTTGTACTGTTTTGTGTTCAGAAACCACCGGCTGTATGCGTATGGAGGCCAGCGGCGGCGCCCAGTCCTGTCGAGTACAACAGGTTACATCCTTGGCAGATCAAGAGCCTGAAATTCTCTTAAGTCAAGAATTACAGCGTTGGGGATTAGATAGTCTTTATCTAGAAACCATGACTGTCACCAAGCAATTGTTACAACTGTAG